In Brachybacterium saurashtrense, the genomic stretch TCGTCTCCACGCGCATCCTGCGCTCCCAGGTCGAGTCCGGGGAGATCTCCGTCTCCCAGTTCTCGGTGCTCGCGTACCTCGAGCGCAACGGGGAGTCCACCCCCGGCGCCCTCGCCGAGTTCGACCACGTGAGCCCCCCGGTGATGACGCGCCTGCTGGGCCGGTTGGAGCAGGCCGGCCTGGTGCGGCGAGGTGCGCATCCGGCCGACGGCCGCCAGGTGCTGGTGAGCCTCACCGAGGAGGGACGACGTCAGGTCGTCGCCGGGCGCGAGCGGCGCCATGCCTGGCTGCGCGAGCGGATCGAGAGCGCCTCCGAGGCGCAGCAGGCGGCGCTGCGGGAGGGCACCCGCGCGCTGCGCGAGATCCTCCTGCCTCCCCGGGACTGAGCGTCCCGGGCCGGCCGCCCACACGGCGCGACTCGACGCACAGGGGCACCCTCGCAGCATGACGGCCGGATCCCGCAGGATCCGGCCGTCGCGCCGCGCCGGGGGAGCGCGGATCAGGCCCCGGCAGTGCTGTCCAGCACGTGGTCGAGCACCGCGATCAACGCGGCGACGTCCTCCTCGCCGACGGCGGGGAAGGTCGCGATGCGCAGCTGATTGCGGCCCAGCTTGCGGTACGGCTCGATGTCCACCACACCGTGCGCGCGCAGCACGGAGGTGATCGCGGCGGCGTCGATCGACTCGTCGACGTCCAGAGTGGTCACCACCTGCGAGCGGGCGGACGGCTCCGCGACGAACGGCGTGATCTCCTCGCGGCGCGCCGCCCAGTCCTGGAGCATGCCGCTGGTGGTGCGGGTGCGCTGGTCCGCCCAGGCCAGCCCCCCGTGGCCCAGGATCCACTCGATCTGCTCGGCGAGCAGCACCAGCGTGGCGACGGCCGGGGTGTTGAGGGTCTGGTCCTTGCGCGAGTTGTCGATGGCGCTGGTGAGCGAGAGGAACGAGGGGATCCAGCGGGAGCCGTCCTGCGCCAGGCGCTCGGCCCGCTCGATCGCCGCGGGGGAGAGCACGCTCAGCCACAGGCCGCCGTCCGAGGCGAACGCCTTCTGCGGTGCGAAGTAGTACGCGTCCGCCTGGGTGATGTCCACCGCCGCGGCCCCGGCCACGGAGGTCGCATCGACCAGCACCAGCTGCTCGGAGCCGGCGCCCTCGGGCCGGCGCACCGGCACCATCACCCCGGTGGAGGTCTCGTTGTGGGGCCAGGCGTAGACGTC encodes the following:
- a CDS encoding MarR family winged helix-turn-helix transcriptional regulator, with the translated sequence MGTGGDAGQDSAELAADLQRVLLVSTRILRSQVESGEISVSQFSVLAYLERNGESTPGALAEFDHVSPPVMTRLLGRLEQAGLVRRGAHPADGRQVLVSLTEEGRRQVVAGRERRHAWLRERIESASEAQQAALREGTRALREILLPPRD
- the serC gene encoding phosphoserine transaminase, with the protein product MTADRSARSDAVRSVSIPASLLPRDGRFGSGPSRIRDEQMSTLQSVHRSVMGTSHRQAPVKDLVGRVRAGLGELFALPEGYEVVLGNGGSTAFWDVAVFSLIEQRAQHLVLGEFSQKFAAESAGAPHLADPEVLRAEPGALPQPVASADVDVYAWPHNETSTGVMVPVRRPEGAGSEQLVLVDATSVAGAAAVDITQADAYYFAPQKAFASDGGLWLSVLSPAAIERAERLAQDGSRWIPSFLSLTSAIDNSRKDQTLNTPAVATLVLLAEQIEWILGHGGLAWADQRTRTTSGMLQDWAARREEITPFVAEPSARSQVVTTLDVDESIDAAAITSVLRAHGVVDIEPYRKLGRNQLRIATFPAVGEEDVAALIAVLDHVLDSTAGA